One genomic segment of Saprospiraceae bacterium includes these proteins:
- a CDS encoding NAD(P)H-dependent oxidoreductase subunit E, which produces MSKNISHLSGRKELQENLFEDLGIRANQNPNLSKEEIQALAEEYLLGTSTLFGSLSFYDFTRTSNAGKEIYVCNGSACLTAGTQKKLEEEIEKYFPKSAIGEMCCLGRCHENKAFHYKGSNYSGQAEAELEKIRQNQIKIRDRYLIKSTGRGLLTQDPPDHDALREQLLVLFSHPATRWIEELKQSGLRGRGGAGFPMWIKMDSCSKMPGPRKFIVCNADEGDPGSYSDRYLLENQPYLLLFGMIAAGYMAGADRGVVYIRAEYPESVEIMQEAVETFRNWRFTGEQILGSEFSYEFKVIKAQGAYICGEETALLSSIEGQRPEVRVRPPFPVQEGLFRKPTVVNNVETLTNLFAVVKDGGAAFSSIGTTKSTGTKLISLDGHFNKPGIYEVDMGTPLKEVVYQLANGFKTKVKALHIGGPLGGLVPISKIDDLTVDFESFASQGFMLGHASVVSVPDTFPMVSYLEHLFAFTAHESCGKCFPCRLGSTRGKEMLQKAQADSNYKIDRELLMDLLDTMKRGSLCALGGGIPLPVYNALQYFEDELKDYLN; this is translated from the coding sequence ATGTCGAAAAACATCAGCCATTTATCAGGTCGGAAAGAGCTTCAGGAAAATTTGTTTGAAGATCTGGGAATCCGGGCCAACCAGAATCCTAATTTGAGCAAAGAAGAGATTCAAGCCCTGGCAGAAGAGTATCTTCTGGGAACTTCTACTCTTTTCGGCAGTCTGAGTTTCTACGATTTTACCAGGACATCGAATGCAGGAAAAGAAATTTACGTTTGCAATGGCTCCGCATGCCTGACCGCCGGTACTCAAAAAAAATTGGAGGAAGAAATTGAGAAATATTTTCCCAAATCGGCCATTGGAGAAATGTGTTGTTTAGGACGTTGCCATGAAAACAAAGCCTTTCACTACAAAGGCTCTAATTATTCGGGACAGGCTGAAGCAGAATTAGAAAAAATTCGTCAAAACCAAATAAAAATCAGAGATCGGTATCTTATTAAATCGACCGGTCGCGGATTGTTGACGCAAGATCCTCCGGACCATGATGCCCTACGCGAACAACTGTTAGTTTTGTTCAGCCATCCGGCCACCAGATGGATCGAAGAATTGAAACAATCGGGTTTGAGAGGCCGCGGGGGTGCGGGTTTTCCAATGTGGATCAAAATGGACAGCTGTTCGAAAATGCCGGGTCCCAGAAAATTCATCGTATGCAATGCAGACGAAGGAGATCCAGGTTCGTATAGCGACCGTTACCTGCTTGAGAATCAGCCTTATTTATTGTTATTCGGGATGATCGCCGCAGGATACATGGCCGGAGCAGATAGAGGAGTAGTCTATATCCGGGCAGAATACCCTGAATCTGTTGAAATCATGCAGGAAGCGGTAGAAACTTTCAGAAATTGGCGATTCACCGGAGAACAAATATTGGGCAGCGAATTCAGTTATGAATTTAAAGTCATTAAAGCTCAAGGAGCTTACATCTGTGGAGAAGAAACGGCTTTATTATCTTCAATAGAAGGGCAACGACCAGAAGTAAGAGTAAGACCTCCTTTCCCGGTGCAGGAAGGCTTGTTCAGAAAACCGACAGTTGTCAACAATGTTGAAACCCTGACTAATCTATTTGCAGTTGTGAAAGATGGCGGTGCTGCTTTTTCTTCAATTGGTACAACGAAATCTACAGGAACAAAACTGATCTCACTGGATGGTCATTTCAACAAACCCGGAATTTATGAAGTAGACATGGGTACCCCATTGAAAGAGGTGGTTTATCAGTTGGCAAACGGATTTAAAACTAAGGTTAAAGCGCTGCACATCGGCGGCCCATTGGGTGGCTTGGTACCCATTTCAAAAATTGACGACCTGACTGTTGATTTTGAATCTTTCGCAAGTCAGGGATTTATGTTGGGCCATGCTTCCGTTGTTTCTGTTCCCGATACCTTTCCAATGGTTTCATACCTCGAACATCTTTTTGCCTTTACGGCACATGAAAGTTGTGGCAAGTGTTTCCCATGCAGGTTGGGTTCGACCCGTGGAAAAGAAATGCTGCAAAAAGCGCAAGCCGATTCAAATTATAAGATTGACCGCGAACTCTTAATGGACTTATTGGATACCATGAAACGTGGATCTTTATGCGCACTCGGTGGAGGAATTCCACTTCCTGTCTACAATGCTTTACAGTATTTTGAGGATGAGTTGAAAGATTATCTGAATTAA
- a CDS encoding T9SS type A sorting domain-containing protein codes for MKKFPVQLIIGLQFIFLSTELYAQTPDWIWAKSVGGSGNELGNSIAIDTEGDGSIYVVGPFQNSVDFDPGPGVETLVSKGFYDLFILKLDRRGNFVWVKGIGGNLGSDVAKAVVCDPSGNGNIFITGDFIGTVDFDPGAAIANLSSAGSNDNFVLKLDKDGNYIWARAIRGSSNAGSNFLAVDPNGSGNIYVTGLFTGTADFDPGTGVFNLSSNGSFDIFVLKLNGEGDFVWARSVGGDNFDVAYHLALDTINGGHIYLTGRFRTTVDFDPGTGTHMVTASGVDDIYILKLNQNGDFVWVNDLGGMGYGEGNALVVDQQIDGGLYLAGRIGGGTVDLDPGMGVYNLKSVGVTDLVVCKFDKNGNFLWASQMGGTGSETNATALVKKGGQLYVVGFFSNTIYFNNNSANAAISVGNTDVLLLKLDDLGNFKWAKEMGGLAYDIGLSMALDDQGMLHITGDYFSKSIACGQEEIFNFDSTSITVDVFIAKLNANLTATEDDQSDQKISVYPNPTTDFINIRINDFPETEYQICLLNSLGVVVYNTRFTVREFQLNMQLLPDGIYHLRIHENDQFDCIKILKVSN; via the coding sequence ATGAAAAAATTTCCAGTTCAGCTGATCATTGGTCTGCAATTCATCTTCCTATCTACCGAGCTCTACGCTCAAACTCCCGATTGGATCTGGGCTAAGAGCGTTGGAGGATCGGGAAATGAGTTAGGAAATTCAATCGCCATCGATACAGAAGGAGATGGAAGTATTTACGTGGTCGGACCATTCCAGAATTCTGTAGATTTTGATCCGGGCCCAGGTGTGGAGACTCTTGTTTCCAAAGGTTTCTATGATTTATTTATTTTGAAATTAGACCGGCGTGGAAATTTTGTTTGGGTAAAAGGCATTGGCGGTAATCTTGGGAGTGATGTGGCTAAAGCAGTAGTATGCGATCCTTCTGGTAATGGAAATATTTTTATTACCGGCGATTTTATTGGGACAGTTGACTTTGATCCGGGAGCGGCCATTGCCAATTTATCTTCTGCTGGATCAAATGATAATTTTGTTCTTAAACTCGACAAGGATGGAAATTATATCTGGGCACGAGCAATAAGAGGTTCCAGCAACGCCGGAAGTAATTTCTTAGCCGTTGACCCAAATGGAAGCGGAAATATTTATGTCACCGGATTGTTTACCGGAACTGCCGATTTCGATCCCGGAACCGGTGTTTTCAATTTGAGTTCCAATGGCTCATTCGATATTTTTGTTTTAAAATTAAATGGCGAAGGTGATTTTGTTTGGGCCAGATCCGTTGGTGGAGATAATTTTGATGTAGCTTATCATCTGGCATTAGATACGATTAACGGTGGTCACATTTATTTGACAGGAAGGTTTCGCACCACCGTAGATTTTGATCCCGGAACCGGAACACATATGGTCACGGCATCTGGAGTCGACGATATTTATATTTTGAAACTAAACCAAAACGGAGATTTTGTCTGGGTAAATGATCTGGGAGGTATGGGATACGGCGAAGGAAATGCCCTGGTCGTTGATCAGCAAATTGATGGAGGATTATATCTCGCAGGAAGGATTGGTGGGGGAACGGTAGATTTAGATCCCGGAATGGGGGTTTATAATCTTAAATCAGTAGGAGTAACAGATTTGGTTGTCTGTAAATTTGACAAGAATGGAAATTTTTTATGGGCGAGTCAGATGGGCGGAACGGGTTCTGAAACCAATGCCACTGCTCTGGTTAAAAAAGGAGGACAATTGTATGTAGTTGGTTTCTTTTCCAATACGATCTACTTCAATAACAACAGTGCAAATGCAGCAATATCTGTAGGCAACACCGATGTTCTCCTTTTAAAATTGGATGATCTTGGAAATTTCAAATGGGCGAAAGAAATGGGTGGATTAGCGTATGACATTGGCTTGTCTATGGCCTTGGATGATCAGGGGATGCTCCATATCACCGGAGATTATTTTAGTAAATCCATTGCATGTGGCCAGGAAGAAATTTTTAATTTTGACAGTACTTCAATTACAGTCGATGTTTTTATTGCGAAATTGAATGCTAACCTTACGGCTACTGAAGATGATCAATCCGATCAGAAGATCTCTGTATACCCGAATCCAACAACAGACTTTATAAACATTCGTATAAATGATTTTCCAGAAACAGAATATCAAATCTGTCTCCTGAATTCACTGGGTGTTGTTGTCTACAATACTCGCTTTACGGTCCGTGAATTTCAATTGAATATGCAATTATTACCGGATGGCATTTACCATCTCAGAATTCATGAAAATGACCAATTCGATTGCATCAAAATATTGAAGGTATCAAATTAA